AGTACACTAGACCTTAAAGAAAAGGTTGTTTTCATAAACAGAGTTACTAAGGTTGTTAAGGGTGGTAGAAACTTCAGATTCAGCGCTCTAGTTGTTGTCGGTGATGAGAACGGACACGTTGGAGTTGGAATGGGTAAGTCAATCGAAATCCCAGAAGCAATTAAAAAAGGAATAGAAGATGCTAAGAAAAACTTAGTAAGTGTTGCAATGGTAGGAACAACAATTCCTCATCAAGTTAACGGTAAGTTTGGAACAGCTAATGTTTTAATAATGCCAGCTAAAGAAGGTACAGGAGTTATCGCTGGAGGTCCAGCAAGAGCTGTACTTGAATTAGCAGGATTAAAGGATGTTAGAGCTAAATCATTAGGTTCAAACAATCCAAATAACATGGTAAGTGCTACAATAAACGGATTAGCAAGTTTAAGAACAGCTGAAGATATAGCTAAATTAAGAGGCAAATCTGTAGAAGAAATATTAGGTTAGGAGGTATTGCAATGGCAAAATTAAGAGTTACATTAGTAAAGAGCTTAATAGGCAGAAAAAAAGATCATATCGCTACTGCAAATGCTCTTGGACTTAAAAAAATAGGAAAAACAGTAGAACCTGAGGCAACACCTCAAGTACAAGGTATGATTAAGAAGATTGAATATCTATTAAAAGTGGAAGAAGTATAAGAATAAGGAGGTGCACTGAATATGAAACTTCACGAATTAAAGCCAGCAGCAGGTAGCAAAAAAGCGCCTAAAAGAATTGGTAGAGGTACTGGTTCTGGATTAGGAAGAAACGCTGGTAAAGGTGAAAAAGGTCAAAATGCAAGATCAGGTGGTGGTGTAAGACCTGGTTTTGAAGGAGGTCAAATGCCTTTATATAGAAGACTTCCTAAGAGAGGTTTTACAAACATTTTTGCTAAAAAATATGTTAGTATAAATCTTGATAGATTAAACATATTTGAAAATGGTACTGAAATTACTCCAGAAGTATTACTTGAAAGAAGAGTAGTAAGTAAAGTATTAGATGGAGTAAAAATTCTTGGAAACGGAACATTAGAAAAAAGCTTAACAGTTAAAGGATGTAAGTTCTCTAAGTCTGCTATAGAAAAGATTGAAGCAGCTGGGGGAAAAGTTGAGGTGATGTAAAGTGCTTCAAACTCTACGTAATGCATTCAAGGTTCCTGAACTTAGGAAAAAGATTTTATGGACAATATTATTAGTTGCAGTATTCAGGATGGGAAGTCATATTCCTCTTCCTGGAATTAATTCTGATTACCTAAAAAATTTATCCCAATCTGGAGGTTTATTAGGTTTTTATGATATGCTTTCAGGAGGTGCTTTTAGCAGATCCAGTATATTAGCACTAGGAGTTATGCCGTATATTAATGCATCAATCATAGTTCAATTGCTAACTGTTGCTATACCACAATTAGAACAACTTTCAAAAGAAGGAGATACGGGTAGGAAAAAGATACAAAATGCAACACGTTACGTATCTTTTGGAATTTCATTCGTATTAGCTTATGGAATTTTTGCAACTATTTCAAGTAGTGGAGCGACAGGTGGATTAAATTTTATCCAAAAAGGAATAATTGTTTTTGCATTAGTAGTTGGAACTACATTCTGTATGTGGTTAGGTGATCAACTTACCGTTAAAGGTATTGGTAATGGAACTTCTATACTAATATTTGTAAACATAATTTCAAGAGTTCCAATGACAATTGCTTCCATGATGACACTTAAGGAAGCTGGAAGTGCAAGTATTGTAGAAATTGTATTATTTGCAGTATTTGTTGTATTATTACTTGCAACTATATTATATTTTTCTTTATCAGAAAGAAGAGTACCAGTGCAATATGCAGGTAAATTTGCAGCAGGAAATAGCAGTATGGTAAAATCACAATCAACACATATTCCATTAAGCATAATTGGCTCGGCAGTTCTTGCAATCATATTTTCTATGTCAGTAATGGATTTTCCGAAGACAATAGCACAGCTGTTTGGTGGAGATAAAGAGTGGGCGAAGTGGATATTGACTAATCCTACATGTGTTTTCAACCAAAAAAGTTGGATGTATTTAGTATTGTATGCAATATTAACAATATTCTTTAACTGGTTCTATACTCAAATTACTTTTAAACCAGATGAAATGTCTGAAAACTTACACAAGTCAGCAGGTTTTGTACCAGGAGTAAGACCAGGAGAAGAAACAACAATATTTTTTGAAAAAGTTCTAAATAGAGTATCATTTATTGGTGGAATATTAGCAGCAATATTAGCAGTTACCCCAGTACTTGTACAAAATTATACTGAGTTTCAGAATATATCTTTTTCAGGAACTGGATTATTAATTGTAATAAATGTTGCATTAGATTTTACTAGAAAAGTGGAATCACAAATGGTGGTTAGACACTATAAAGGATTTCTTAAATAGATTAGAATAAATGGAGATGAAGCCAGTGAAGATAGTATTACTAGGTCCTCCTGGAGCTGGAAAAGGAACACAGGCTAAATCAATCAGTAATAAATATTCAATACCACATATTTCTACAGGAGACATTTTTAGAAAAAACATTTCTGAAAACACTCCTTTAGGAATAGAAGCAAAAAGTTATATGGATAACGGACAGTTAGTTCCTGATGAAGTAACTATCAACATGGTAAAGGATAGATTACAACAGGATGATTGTAAAGTTGGATATTTACTAGATGGTTTTCCAAGAACTGTGGCACAAGCAGAAGCTCTTAACAACTTTCTTATGGAAAGAGGAGAACAATTAGATACTGCACTATTAATTAAAGTACCTAATGAGTTTATCCTTGAAAGAATGACTGGTAGAAGAGTATGTCCATCATGTGGAGCAAGTTATCATGTTAAATTTAATCCTCCAACAAATGAGGGAAAATGTGATTTGTGTGGAAGTGAAGTTATACAAAGAAAAGACGATACAGTTGAAACTGTAAAAGAGAGATTGGATGTATATCAAAGAGAAACACAACCATTAATTGAATTTTATAGTGAAAAAAACTTGCTTTCGGAAGTCGATGGTACAAAAGCTATTAATGAAGTTTTCAGGGGAATATGCGAAATGTTAGGTAACAATAAATAATGATTATTATAAAAAATCATGAAGAAATTGCCATAATGAGAAAAGCAGGTAGAATAGTAGGAGAAACTCTACTATTGCTTGAAAAAGAAGTAAAACCTGGTATAACAACTGCAAATTTAGATAGAATGGCAGAAGAATTTATAACTAAGCATGGAGCAAAACCTTCATTTAAAGGCTTATATGGTTTTCCTTCGTCACTATGTATTTCAGTAAATGAGCAAGTAATACATGGATTTCCAGGATCATATGTTCTTAAAGAAGGGGATATAGTAAGTATAGACTGTGGAGCATCGTTTGATGGATATCATGGTGATGCTGCAAGAACCTTTCCAGTTGGAAATATTTCAGTAGAAGCTCATAAATTGATTGATATAACAAAAGAAAGTTTTTTCCAAGGTATAAAGTTTGCAAAAACAGGAAATAAATTAACTGATATATCACATGAGATACAAAGCTACGTAGAAGCTGCAGGTTTCTCAGTTGTAAGAGATTTTGTAGGGCATGGGATTGGACGAAGAGTTCATGAAGATCCCAATGTACCCAATTTTGGTAAATCTGGTAGAGGTCCTAAATTGGTTGAAGGTTTGGTATTAGCAATAGAACCTATGGTTAATATAGGAACTCACAAGGTTAAAACATTAAAAGATGGATGGACAGTTGTAACGGCAGATTTTTCTCTATCAGCACATTATGAGAATACAGTTGCAATTTTATCAGATGGACCTGAAATATTAACACTGATTAAGTAGAAAAAAGAGTGTTGCTTAGTTATAAATTTGCATAATACCATTATGGTGATGCTAATTTATACTAAGGTAATCATAGAGGTGAAAAATTTGCAAAACAATGACTTGATTGGAAAAGTGGTACTCTCAAAAGCAGGAAGAGATATAAATGATTTGTATGTTATTGTTAGGCAGATAGATAATAATTATGTATTACTGGCTAACGGAAATACAAGATTAGTCGAAAAGCCTAAAAAGAAGAAAATTAAGCACTTAAGTATTTTAGAAGATATAGATGACGAATTATTATTATTAATACAATCATGCAATAAGAGTACTAATTTAAAAATTAAGAGATTTCTAAAACTTAGAGGCATTGTTAAGGAGGGTTGATTACCTTATGTCAAAAGATGATGTAATAGAAATGCAAGGAACAGTACTAGAATCTTTACCTAACGCTATGTTTCAAGTTGAACTTGAAAGTGGTCATAAGATTTTAGCACATATATCAGGTAAATTAAGAATGAACTTCATAAGAATTTTACCAGGAGACAAAGTTACTGTAGAACTTTCTCCTTATGATTTAACAAGAGGTAGAATTACATGGAGAGCTAAATAAGTTGATAAAACTTATTTAATATCTATCGTAAAAGTAATATGAGGAGGGTTAGCTATGAAAGTAAGACCATCAGTTAAGCCTATTTGTGAAAAGTGCAAAGTAATTAAAAGAAAAGGTAAAGTCATGGTAATCTGTGAAAATCCTAAGCACAAGCAAAAACAAGGCTAGTTATCTAATGTACAATATAATTTGTATTAAAATAAATGTAAATTATATTGACATTTTAGCAAAAGTCAAATATGATTATATAGTCGTTTAATTAATCAAAAATAAATTTTAGGGCGGCTGGCAATAGAATTTATTCTATTGACCTAAAATTTTATTATAAATAAAATCAACTTTTATACATTTCAATTATCAGGAGGTGTAAATTTTAATGGCAAGAATATCAGGTATTGACCTACCAAGAGAAAAAAGAGTTGAAATAGGTTTAACTTATATATATGGAATAGGATTATCAACTTCACAAAAAATCTTAGCTTCAACAGGAATTAATCCAGATACAAGAGTTAAAGATTTATCAGAAGAAGAAGTTAATGAAATCAGAACTTATATCAACAAAAACTTAATGGTTGAAGGTGACTTAAGAAGAGATGTTGCTTTAAACATTAAGAGATTAGTAGAAATTGGATCATACAGAGGAATTAGACATAGAAGAGGTCTTCCAGTAAGAGGACAAAAGACTAAGACTAATGCAAGAACTAGAAAAGGTCCTAAGAAGACAATAGCAAATAAGAAGAAATAGTAAGGAGGGAAGATAATGGCAGCTAAAGCAGTTAAGAAGACTAGAAGAAAAAAAGAAAGAAAGAATGTTGAGCATGGTGCTGCACACATTAAGTCAACTTTTAATAATTCTATAGTTACTTTAACAGATGCAGTAGGAAATGCTTTATCATGGTCAAGTGCTGGAGCACTAGGCTTTAGAGGATCAAGAAAAAGCACACCATTTGCAGCACAAATGGCAGCAGAAACTGCAGCTAAAGTAGCAATGGAACATGGCTTGAAAAGCATAGAAGTTTATGTTAAAGGACCTGGTTCTGGAAGAGAAGCAGCTATAAGATCCTTACAAGCAGCAGGTTTAGAAGTAACTTTAATTAAAGATGTTACTCCAATTCCACATAATGGTTGTAGACCACCAAAGAGAAGAAGAGTCTAATATAATCGTAGTAATAGGAGGTGTAATTTAATGGCAAGATATACTGGCGCTACATGTAGATTATGTAGAAGAGAAGGTATGAAACTTTTCCTTAAAGGTGATAGATGTTTTACAGATAAATGTGCTTTTGTAAGAAGAAGCTATGCACCAGGACAACATGGAGCTAGCAAGAAGAAGTTATCAAACTATGGTGTTCAATTAAGAGAAAAGCAAAAAGCAAGAAGAATTTATGGCGTTTTAGAAAGCCAATTTAGAACATATTATGAAAAAGCTGAGCATATTAAAGGTATAACAGGTGAAAACTTACTTAGATTACTAGAAATGAGACTTGATAATGTAATTTATAGATTAGGTTATGGTGCATCAAGAAGTGAAGCAAGACAATTAGTAACTCACGGGCATTTCTTAGTAAATGGTAAGAAGGTTGACATTTGTTCATACCATGTTGCAGTTAATGATGTGATTACAGTATGTGATAAAAGTAGATCAAGTGAGAAATTTAAGACTTTTGTTGAAAATCCAAAAACTTTACCAAAATGGTTAGAAGCTAATGTTGATAACTATGAAGGAAAAGTAGTTGCAGAGCCATCAAGAGAAGATATAGATGTGCCTGTTAATGAAACACTTATTGTTGAGTTATATAGTAAATAGTATATTTATATTTGTTAGAGAAATTTATCACAATATATGCAAATATAGAATCAGTTGCCCTCATAATAAGGTTGCCATTTATAAAATAAGGAGGGTTTGTCAATGTTAGAAATCGAAAAGCCAATAATAGAATGTATAGAAGCTAATGAAGATGGTACTTATGGTAAGTATGTTGTTGAACCACTTGAAAGAGGATATGGTATTACATTAGGAAATGCCTTAAGAAGAATATTATTATCTTCTCTTCCAGGAGTTGCTACAACCTCTGTCAAAATTGATGGAGTACTTCATGAGTTTTCTACTGTTCAAGGGGTTAAAGAAGATGTTACAGAATTAATTCTTAACATTAAATCATTAGCTCTTAGAATGAGTGGTGAAGGTCCAAAGGTTATTTATATTGATGCTAAAGGACCTGGAGAAGTTACTGGAGCAGATATAAAGACTGATGGAGATGTTGAGGTTGTTAATAAGGATCTACATATTGCAACTTTAGACAACGATGGAAGACTTTATATGGAATTAACAGTTAATAAAGGAAGAGGTTATGTTACTCAAAATAAAAATAAGAGTGATGAATTACCTATTTCA
The window above is part of the Clostridium saccharoperbutylacetonicum N1-4(HMT) genome. Proteins encoded here:
- the rpsE gene encoding 30S ribosomal protein S5; protein product: MRIDPSTLDLKEKVVFINRVTKVVKGGRNFRFSALVVVGDENGHVGVGMGKSIEIPEAIKKGIEDAKKNLVSVAMVGTTIPHQVNGKFGTANVLIMPAKEGTGVIAGGPARAVLELAGLKDVRAKSLGSNNPNNMVSATINGLASLRTAEDIAKLRGKSVEEILG
- the rpmD gene encoding 50S ribosomal protein L30 encodes the protein MAKLRVTLVKSLIGRKKDHIATANALGLKKIGKTVEPEATPQVQGMIKKIEYLLKVEEV
- the rplO gene encoding 50S ribosomal protein L15: MKLHELKPAAGSKKAPKRIGRGTGSGLGRNAGKGEKGQNARSGGGVRPGFEGGQMPLYRRLPKRGFTNIFAKKYVSINLDRLNIFENGTEITPEVLLERRVVSKVLDGVKILGNGTLEKSLTVKGCKFSKSAIEKIEAAGGKVEVM
- the secY gene encoding preprotein translocase subunit SecY; the protein is MLQTLRNAFKVPELRKKILWTILLVAVFRMGSHIPLPGINSDYLKNLSQSGGLLGFYDMLSGGAFSRSSILALGVMPYINASIIVQLLTVAIPQLEQLSKEGDTGRKKIQNATRYVSFGISFVLAYGIFATISSSGATGGLNFIQKGIIVFALVVGTTFCMWLGDQLTVKGIGNGTSILIFVNIISRVPMTIASMMTLKEAGSASIVEIVLFAVFVVLLLATILYFSLSERRVPVQYAGKFAAGNSSMVKSQSTHIPLSIIGSAVLAIIFSMSVMDFPKTIAQLFGGDKEWAKWILTNPTCVFNQKSWMYLVLYAILTIFFNWFYTQITFKPDEMSENLHKSAGFVPGVRPGEETTIFFEKVLNRVSFIGGILAAILAVTPVLVQNYTEFQNISFSGTGLLIVINVALDFTRKVESQMVVRHYKGFLK
- a CDS encoding adenylate kinase, whose product is MKIVLLGPPGAGKGTQAKSISNKYSIPHISTGDIFRKNISENTPLGIEAKSYMDNGQLVPDEVTINMVKDRLQQDDCKVGYLLDGFPRTVAQAEALNNFLMERGEQLDTALLIKVPNEFILERMTGRRVCPSCGASYHVKFNPPTNEGKCDLCGSEVIQRKDDTVETVKERLDVYQRETQPLIEFYSEKNLLSEVDGTKAINEVFRGICEMLGNNK
- the map gene encoding type I methionyl aminopeptidase, whose product is MIIIKNHEEIAIMRKAGRIVGETLLLLEKEVKPGITTANLDRMAEEFITKHGAKPSFKGLYGFPSSLCISVNEQVIHGFPGSYVLKEGDIVSIDCGASFDGYHGDAARTFPVGNISVEAHKLIDITKESFFQGIKFAKTGNKLTDISHEIQSYVEAAGFSVVRDFVGHGIGRRVHEDPNVPNFGKSGRGPKLVEGLVLAIEPMVNIGTHKVKTLKDGWTVVTADFSLSAHYENTVAILSDGPEILTLIK
- the infA gene encoding translation initiation factor IF-1, giving the protein MSKDDVIEMQGTVLESLPNAMFQVELESGHKILAHISGKLRMNFIRILPGDKVTVELSPYDLTRGRITWRAK
- the rpmJ gene encoding 50S ribosomal protein L36, with the protein product MKVRPSVKPICEKCKVIKRKGKVMVICENPKHKQKQG
- the rpsM gene encoding 30S ribosomal protein S13; this translates as MARISGIDLPREKRVEIGLTYIYGIGLSTSQKILASTGINPDTRVKDLSEEEVNEIRTYINKNLMVEGDLRRDVALNIKRLVEIGSYRGIRHRRGLPVRGQKTKTNARTRKGPKKTIANKKK
- the rpsK gene encoding 30S ribosomal protein S11 produces the protein MAAKAVKKTRRKKERKNVEHGAAHIKSTFNNSIVTLTDAVGNALSWSSAGALGFRGSRKSTPFAAQMAAETAAKVAMEHGLKSIEVYVKGPGSGREAAIRSLQAAGLEVTLIKDVTPIPHNGCRPPKRRRV
- the rpsD gene encoding 30S ribosomal protein S4; protein product: MARYTGATCRLCRREGMKLFLKGDRCFTDKCAFVRRSYAPGQHGASKKKLSNYGVQLREKQKARRIYGVLESQFRTYYEKAEHIKGITGENLLRLLEMRLDNVIYRLGYGASRSEARQLVTHGHFLVNGKKVDICSYHVAVNDVITVCDKSRSSEKFKTFVENPKTLPKWLEANVDNYEGKVVAEPSREDIDVPVNETLIVELYSK
- a CDS encoding DNA-directed RNA polymerase subunit alpha → MLEIEKPIIECIEANEDGTYGKYVVEPLERGYGITLGNALRRILLSSLPGVATTSVKIDGVLHEFSTVQGVKEDVTELILNIKSLALRMSGEGPKVIYIDAKGPGEVTGADIKTDGDVEVVNKDLHIATLDNDGRLYMELTVNKGRGYVTQNKNKSDELPISAIAVDSIYTPVKRVNFTVDNTRVGQITDYDKLTLEIWTNGTIKIDEAISLSAKILIEHFKLFMSLTDNTNDVEIMIEKEDDKKEKVLEMTVEELDLSVRSYNCLKRAGINTVQELATKSMDDMMKVRNLGKKSLEEVERKLKELGLALKLSEE